One stretch of Prinia subflava isolate CZ2003 ecotype Zambia chromosome 19, Cam_Psub_1.2, whole genome shotgun sequence DNA includes these proteins:
- the C19H12orf76 gene encoding uncharacterized protein C12orf76 homolog, which translates to MGLAAARGWALSPLSPGPAERSRPYAVLQHQNLVLLGSILSALLLTIILMAICVYRPVRRR; encoded by the exons ATGGGGctggcggcggcgcggggctgggcgctgtccccgctgtccccgggcccGGCGGAGCGCAGCCGGCCCTAcgctgtgctgcagcaccagaACCTGG tgctgctgggcagcaTCCTCAGCGCTCTCCTGCTCACCATCATCCTCATGGCCATCTGTGTCTACCGGCCCGTCCGGCGGCGGTAG
- the ANKRD13A gene encoding ankyrin repeat domain-containing protein 13A: MSSPGEASSAFPLHVLVWNNDYRRLDEELQDQDVDQRDPRGRTLLHLAVSLGYIESAKVLLQHKADVTKENAQGWTVLHEAVSTGDPEMVQLILQHRDYQQTSMTLGGVPELLQKINETPDFYVEMKWEFTSWVPLVSRVCPSDVCRIWKSRAKLRVDITLLGFENMSWERGRRTVIFKGEDTGGWAELIEINHDEKFVTTERFEISQHMKRLTLGSMTPKRKDVERRLTTPIISTCLDTKNIAFERTTSGFWVWRTEKSEGVNGYEAKVYMANNVNVITRIRTEHLTEEEKRRYKADRNPLESFLGTVEHECGVQSTSRTTEYAAINNPTDITLEEYFNPEFDLKGRDIGRPKEVTVRTQKFKATLWMSEEFPLSLMEQVTPIIDLMARTSAHFARLRDFITLEFPPGFPVKIEVPLFHVLNARITFENVNSCRTAERTSPGGAQSDAGANFEVDQSVFEIPKSYSIQDDGRNIHVQDEDNEIMQFAIQQSLLESGANKELGVHSNGEVAYSSDFDIQYQRALQESFLTRTGNSHSSSSSETSSFEKDLQLAMELSVREQEEQEKQRKEKEDAELQQVLQLSLVEK; encoded by the exons ATGAGCTCCCCAGGCGAGGCCAGCAGCGCCTTCCCCCTCCACGTCCTGGTCTGGAATAACGACTACAGGCGGCTGGACGAGGAGCTGCAGGACCAG GATGTTGACCAGCGGGATCCGCGGGGCCGGACCTTGCTGCACTTGGCTGTTTCCCTGGGTTACATAGAATCTGCCAAGGTCCTCCTGCAGCACAAGGCAGACGTGACCAAGGAGAACGCGCAGGGATGGACGG ttttgcaCGAGGCTGTCAGCACAGGCGATCCGGAGATGGTCCAGCTGATCCTGCAGCATCGGGACTACCAGCAGACCTCCATGACCCTCGGGGGAGTTCCTGAGTTACTGCAGAAAATTAACGAG acTCCTGACTTTTACGTGGAAATGAAATGGGAATTCACTAGCTGGG TGCCCCTGGTCTCCAGGGTGTGCCCGAGCGACGTGTGCCGCATCTGGAAGAGCCGGGCCAAGCTGCGCGTCGACATCACCCTGCTGGGCTTCGAGAACatgagctgggagaggggcaggaggactGTCATCTTCAAGGGAGAAG ACACTGgtggctgggcagagctgatCGAGATCAACCACGACGAGAAGTTTGTCACGACGGAGAGGTTTGAGATCTCCCAGCACATGAAGCGTTTGACGTTGGGATCGATGACGCCCAAGAGGAAAGACGTGGAGAGGCGCCTTACGACCCCCATCATCAGCACGTGCCTTGATACCaaaaacattgcttttgaaAG AACCACATCTGGATTCTGGGTATGGAggacagaaaaatcagaaggtgTCAATGGTTATGAAGCCAAG GTCTACATGGCAAACAACGTGAACGTGATCACACGGATCAGGACAGAACATTTAACtgaagaggagaagaggagatACAAAG CTGACAGGAACCCTCTGGAATCATTCCTGGGGACAGTGGAGCATGAATGTGGTGTTCAG AGTACATCCAGGACAACAGAGTATGCTGCAATCAACAATCCCACTGATATTACTCTGGAGGAATACTTCAACCCAGAATTTGATTTGAAAGGCAGAGACATAGGAAGACCAAAGGAAGTCACTGTTAGAACACAGAA atttaaagCAACCTTGTGGATGAGTGAAGAGTTCCCCTTGTCTCTTATGGAACAAGTCACTCCCATCATCGACCTGATGGCCAGAACTAGTGCTCATTTTGCCAGACTTAGGGATTTCATCACTCTGGAATTTCCACCAGGATTTCCTGTCAAAATCG AAGTTCCCCTGTTTCACGTGCTGAATGCCCGAATTACCTTTGAAAATGTCaacagctgcaggacagctgaGAGAACCTCTCCTGGAGGGGCACAGAGTGATGCAG GGGCTAACTTTGAGGTTGACCAGTCGGTGTTTGAGATCCCCAAATCCTACAGCATCCAGGATGATGGCAGGAACATCCACGTGCAGGATGAGGATAATGAGATCATGCAGTTTGCCATCCAGCAGAGCTTGTTGGAGTCTGGTGCAAATAAA GAATTGGGGGTGCATTCCAATGGAGAAGTTGCATATTCCTCAGACTTTGATATACAGTATCAGAG ggcactgcaggagagCTTTCTGACAAGAACAGGGaactcccacagcagcagctccagtgaaACTTCCAGCTTTGAGAAAGACTTGCAGCTTGCCATGGAATTGTCTGTGCGGGAGCAGGAGGAACAGGAGAAGCAGCGTAAGGAAAAGGAAGATGCAGAGCTTCAGCAAGTTTTACAGCTCTCTCTTGTGGAAAAATAG